One window of the Deinococcus budaensis genome contains the following:
- a CDS encoding response regulator transcription factor, with amino-acid sequence MERKPLVLVIEDEKDIARFIELELAAEGYATEVAFDGVTGLSKFREVNPDLVILDLMLPVLDGLEVARRIRKTSNTPIIILTAKDGIQDKVEGLDSGADDYLIKPFSIEELLARVRAHLRRVNPAVTGEVRVADLVMNLDGREIFRGGRRVELSAKEFELLELLARNPGKVFSRFEIEEKVWPEYTGGSNVVDVYIGYLRRKLEEGGERRLIHTVRGVGYVLREE; translated from the coding sequence ATGGAACGCAAGCCGCTGGTCCTCGTGATCGAGGATGAAAAAGATATTGCCCGTTTTATAGAACTCGAACTGGCCGCCGAGGGCTACGCGACCGAGGTCGCCTTCGACGGCGTGACCGGCCTGAGCAAGTTCCGCGAGGTCAACCCCGACTTGGTGATTCTGGACCTGATGCTGCCGGTGCTCGATGGCCTGGAGGTCGCCCGGCGCATCCGCAAGACCAGCAACACGCCCATCATCATTCTGACGGCCAAGGACGGGATTCAGGACAAGGTCGAGGGCCTGGACTCGGGCGCCGACGACTACCTGATCAAGCCCTTTTCCATCGAGGAGCTGCTGGCCCGGGTGCGCGCGCACCTGCGCCGGGTCAATCCGGCGGTGACCGGCGAGGTGCGGGTGGCCGACCTGGTGATGAACCTCGACGGGCGCGAGATTTTCCGGGGCGGACGGCGGGTCGAGCTGTCCGCCAAGGAGTTCGAGCTGCTGGAACTGCTGGCCCGCAACCCCGGCAAGGTCTTTTCGCGCTTCGAGATCGAGGAGAAGGTCTGGCCCGAGTACACCGGCGGCAGCAACGTGGTGGACGTCTACATCGGCTACCTGCGCCGCAAGCTCGAGGAGGGCGGCGAGCGGCGGCTGATCCACACCGTGCGCGGCGTCGGGTACGTGCTGCGCGAGGAATAG